A genome region from Rickettsiales endosymbiont of Stachyamoeba lipophora includes the following:
- a CDS encoding 3-deoxy-7-phosphoheptulonate synthase encodes MSNDWSPSSWQNFNITQQPNYNEQDKLSEVLSKLSTKQGLCTFNDIAILRTILAEFGKNDFIIQLGDCAEPILEDPKEYALCLYKLYEQATALSPHKNIIKIPRIAGQFAKPRTNEYIELEGKLILSYRGDLINTHGVDEQFRLPNPKNLLNGYDHINKIRSLNLNWFYAHEALHLQFEQNLIRQEHNLSYASSSELIWIGNKTRFMDSAHIEFARGVINPVGIKIDSTISAEEIDYLVNTLNPSNLKGKILFIMRLGLENIELHLPRIFQHCLQQKHNLLYLVDPMHGNTKYIKSNQKYRLMAEIYQETEVFFKIASQLNIQVSGIHLESTYQNVYECIDNISQNQDYHSMCDPRLNSNQTLNLLTFLNKFN; translated from the coding sequence ATGAGTAACGATTGGAGCCCGTCAAGCTGGCAGAATTTCAATATTACCCAACAACCAAACTATAATGAGCAAGATAAATTATCTGAAGTTTTAAGTAAACTTTCCACTAAGCAGGGCTTATGCACCTTTAATGACATAGCAATACTTAGAACCATTTTAGCAGAATTTGGTAAAAACGATTTTATTATTCAATTAGGTGATTGCGCTGAACCAATTTTAGAGGACCCAAAAGAATACGCTTTATGCCTTTATAAACTATACGAACAAGCTACAGCATTATCACCTCATAAAAATATAATAAAAATTCCTAGGATTGCTGGACAATTTGCCAAACCTAGAACTAATGAATATATTGAACTTGAAGGTAAACTAATTCTCTCTTATCGGGGGGATTTAATCAATACCCATGGGGTTGATGAGCAGTTTCGTCTTCCCAACCCAAAAAATTTATTAAATGGCTACGATCATATCAATAAAATCAGAAGTCTTAATCTTAATTGGTTTTATGCACACGAAGCCCTTCATCTGCAATTCGAACAAAACCTTATTAGGCAAGAACATAACTTAAGCTATGCCTCAAGTAGCGAATTAATTTGGATTGGTAATAAAACCAGATTTATGGATAGTGCCCATATAGAATTCGCCCGAGGTGTTATTAACCCGGTAGGAATTAAGATTGATTCAACTATTTCAGCAGAGGAGATAGACTACTTGGTGAACACTTTAAACCCTTCTAATCTTAAAGGTAAGATATTATTTATAATGCGTTTAGGCCTAGAGAATATAGAACTACATTTACCCCGTATTTTCCAACATTGCTTACAGCAAAAGCATAATTTGTTATATTTAGTTGATCCCATGCATGGCAATACTAAATATATTAAATCCAATCAAAAATACCGTTTAATGGCTGAAATTTACCAAGAAACAGAAGTTTTTTTTAAAATTGCATCCCAGCTTAATATCCAAGTATCAGGCATTCATTTAGAATCTACCTACCAAAATGTTTATGAATGTATTGATAACATTTCACAAAATCAAGATTATCACTCAATGTGTGACCCTAGATTGAATAGCAACCAAACATTAAATTTACTTACTTTTTTGAATAAATTTAATTGA
- a CDS encoding ATP-dependent helicase, which translates to MNHELLQKLNQEQQKVVTNTNGPLLVLSGAGTGKTTSITSRIAYLISERLALPQQILAVTFTNKAAREMLIRINNLIDAQGIWCGTFHSIATKILRIYAELVGFQNDFTIIDIDDQIRLVKNIEESLNIDHRKYSPKNICSIIQSWKDLSIFPEQLDETLLTNDWRKKAAQIYTLYQRQLKTANSMDFGDLLLYNIKLFQEQTDILSRFQERFKYIHVDEYQDTNKIQDLWVKLLAAKHQNICCVGDDDQSIYGWRGAEIANILGFTNYYQNCHIIKLEQNYRSTKNILAVAGEIIAKNKQRYHKKLWSDLELGNKVWLSKLRNDHEEAEFICKAIDHFKHHGENLGSVAILVRASFQTRVLEDKLLKNIIPFVVIGSLKFYDRLEIKDAIAYIRLSNNFNDNFAFERSVNTPKRGIGSTSLKQIQNYSLLYNISYYEAVKDMLSKQIFTGKIAKTLNEFITNLASWNELIKATSHTQVVETILKQSGYLEMWQNDPSIEAKGRVENLKELFRAIQDFASIAEFLEHVSLVSDNEQEGIDVKVKIMTLHASKGLEFNNVFLPGWEEGVFPSIKYRDQEQIATELEEERRLAYVGITRARQRLFISHTNERWMYGSVQYNLPSQFLDEIPNSLLHITRFDEVFSPDFLEQKPKILPIKTPQQNKGKNEPKQVYNKKVFHQKFGYGTVINSYDNKLDILFEQSGLKKIGIEFIEFC; encoded by the coding sequence ATGAATCACGAATTATTACAAAAACTTAACCAAGAACAGCAAAAAGTAGTAACAAATACTAACGGTCCTTTACTAGTGTTATCTGGAGCAGGGACTGGTAAAACTACTTCGATCACTTCTCGTATTGCATATTTAATTTCAGAGCGCCTTGCTCTTCCTCAGCAAATCTTGGCAGTAACCTTTACTAATAAAGCAGCCCGTGAAATGCTTATTAGAATTAACAACCTAATTGATGCTCAAGGAATCTGGTGTGGCACTTTCCATTCTATTGCTACTAAAATTTTACGTATATATGCGGAGCTAGTTGGTTTTCAAAATGACTTTACTATTATTGATATAGATGATCAGATTAGGTTAGTTAAAAATATTGAGGAAAGCCTCAATATTGATCATCGTAAATATTCCCCTAAAAACATATGCTCTATTATTCAGTCATGGAAGGATCTATCCATCTTTCCTGAACAATTAGATGAAACCTTATTAACTAACGATTGGCGTAAAAAGGCTGCCCAAATCTATACTCTTTATCAACGACAATTAAAAACTGCTAACAGCATGGATTTTGGCGATTTATTATTGTATAATATTAAACTATTTCAAGAACAAACTGATATTTTAAGCAGATTCCAAGAACGTTTTAAGTATATTCATGTAGATGAGTATCAAGATACTAATAAAATTCAAGATTTATGGGTTAAATTACTTGCAGCTAAGCATCAAAACATTTGTTGTGTCGGCGATGATGATCAATCAATTTATGGCTGGCGTGGAGCAGAAATAGCTAATATTCTAGGGTTTACTAATTATTATCAAAATTGCCATATTATCAAATTAGAACAAAATTATCGTTCTACCAAAAATATTCTTGCAGTAGCCGGCGAAATAATTGCTAAGAATAAACAAAGATATCATAAAAAATTATGGAGCGACCTGGAATTAGGTAATAAGGTGTGGCTTAGCAAGCTTAGAAATGATCATGAAGAGGCAGAATTTATCTGCAAAGCTATCGATCACTTTAAACATCATGGAGAAAACTTAGGAAGCGTTGCGATTTTAGTCCGTGCTTCATTTCAAACCAGGGTATTAGAAGATAAGTTGCTAAAAAACATTATTCCCTTTGTGGTAATAGGTAGCTTGAAGTTTTATGATCGCTTAGAAATTAAGGATGCAATAGCCTATATACGATTAAGCAACAATTTTAATGATAATTTTGCATTTGAAAGAAGCGTTAACACCCCTAAAAGAGGAATTGGAAGTACCAGTTTAAAGCAAATTCAAAATTATAGCTTACTATATAATATTAGCTATTATGAAGCCGTTAAAGATATGCTTTCCAAGCAAATTTTCACCGGTAAAATTGCTAAAACTTTAAATGAATTTATTACAAATCTAGCTAGCTGGAATGAATTAATTAAAGCGACCTCTCATACACAAGTGGTAGAAACTATCCTTAAACAATCTGGTTATCTAGAAATGTGGCAAAATGATCCCTCCATTGAAGCTAAAGGCAGGGTGGAAAATTTAAAAGAATTATTTAGAGCTATCCAAGATTTTGCAAGCATTGCAGAGTTTTTAGAGCATGTTAGTCTCGTTAGCGATAATGAACAAGAAGGTATTGATGTCAAAGTTAAAATTATGACTTTACACGCTTCCAAAGGACTTGAATTTAACAATGTATTTCTACCTGGCTGGGAAGAGGGAGTTTTCCCAAGTATCAAATATCGTGATCAGGAACAAATTGCTACTGAGCTTGAAGAAGAACGCAGGCTAGCTTACGTAGGAATTACTAGAGCACGCCAAAGATTGTTTATTAGCCATACCAATGAAAGATGGATGTACGGCTCAGTTCAATATAACCTTCCTTCACAATTTTTAGACGAAATTCCTAACAGCTTACTACACATTACTCGATTTGATGAAGTTTTCTCTCCTGATTTTCTTGAGCAAAAACCTAAAATCCTTCCTATCAAAACTCCACAGCAGAACAAAGGTAAAAACGAACCAAAACAGGTATATAATAAAAAAGTTTTTCATCAAAAATTTGGTTATGGTACAGTAATAAATAGTTATGATAATAAATTAGATATATTATTCGAACAAAGTGGTCTCAAGAAAATCGGCATTGAATTTATAGAGTTTTGTTAA
- a CDS encoding TerC family protein: MLEILTFSNLLNVLTLVFLEVILGIDNAIYLSLSYNNLTLEERKRLRRISIITAVLSRVALLFVCYFICHLNSHLFIIANFNVTTKTILYLLLGGVLVIKAISEIYDIKFNKVVKLVKTDNDYRQALIQIGFINFILALDSAATAMGLTEYLTVALIALIASLTIVLLAKNKIKNFIYNNLAIKVLSLSGLLVIGLFMIIKAIGFHINLTNLYFAILFGMVVEFIKMIVLREQK; encoded by the coding sequence ATGTTAGAAATTTTAACATTTAGTAACTTACTAAATGTATTAACTCTTGTGTTTTTGGAAGTAATCTTAGGGATCGATAATGCTATTTATTTATCTTTATCTTATAATAATTTAACATTAGAAGAACGCAAGCGTTTGCGTAGGATTAGTATTATTACTGCGGTTTTATCTAGGGTGGCATTATTATTTGTGTGCTATTTTATTTGCCATCTTAATAGTCATCTATTTATTATTGCTAATTTTAATGTTACCACTAAAACCATTTTATATTTACTTCTTGGTGGGGTATTAGTTATAAAGGCTATAAGCGAAATCTATGATATAAAATTTAATAAGGTAGTTAAGCTGGTTAAAACCGATAATGATTATAGGCAGGCTTTAATCCAGATTGGCTTTATTAACTTTATTTTAGCACTTGATTCAGCAGCAACTGCAATGGGGCTTACAGAGTATCTTACTGTCGCTTTAATTGCTCTTATAGCCTCATTAACTATTGTATTATTGGCTAAGAATAAAATCAAAAATTTTATTTATAATAACTTGGCAATTAAAGTTTTAAGCTTAAGTGGTTTGCTAGTCATAGGGTTATTTATGATAATAAAAGCCATAGGCTTTCATATTAATTTGACTAATTTGTATTTTGCAATACTTTTTGGGATGGTAGTTGAGTTTATTAAAATGATTGTGTTAAGAGAGCAAAAATAG
- the secF gene encoding protein translocase subunit SecF: MFKTRELNINFLKLRKPNYIISIILSVISIILVLNKGLNLGVDFAGGVVVEIYNENIIDLQELRKELHNNKIEEFSVFNLSSEKEIMIKVGLNNENQATTINMIRELIETKYPTTHFRKIDFVGPQVGEELIKNGVIAVVLGFLSIMIYLWFRFEWQYSIGAILALAHDALLTMGFFSLTQLEFNLTSIAALLTIIGYSVNDSVVIYDRIRENLLKMRKNTIEHIVNKSINDTLSRTTLTVLTTAFANLALILFGGNVIASFSIAMFFGIIIGTYSSIFLSAPVLINLRLKNSKVS, encoded by the coding sequence ATGTTTAAAACTAGAGAATTGAATATAAATTTTTTAAAATTACGCAAACCTAACTATATTATATCCATAATACTTAGCGTGATATCCATAATATTAGTGTTAAACAAAGGTTTAAACTTAGGAGTAGATTTTGCAGGTGGAGTGGTAGTTGAGATCTACAATGAAAACATTATTGATCTACAAGAATTAAGGAAAGAATTACATAATAATAAGATTGAGGAGTTTTCGGTATTTAATCTTTCTTCTGAAAAAGAAATTATGATTAAAGTTGGTTTAAATAACGAGAACCAAGCTACAACTATTAATATGATAAGAGAATTAATAGAAACCAAATATCCTACCACTCATTTTAGAAAAATTGACTTTGTAGGACCACAAGTAGGAGAGGAGCTAATTAAAAATGGTGTAATTGCCGTTGTATTAGGATTCCTAAGTATTATGATTTATTTGTGGTTTAGATTTGAATGGCAGTATAGCATAGGAGCAATTTTAGCTCTAGCTCATGATGCATTGTTAACTATGGGATTTTTTAGTTTAACCCAATTAGAATTTAATCTCACCTCTATAGCAGCGTTATTAACTATAATTGGTTATTCTGTAAATGATTCAGTAGTAATTTACGATCGCATAAGAGAAAATTTACTAAAAATGCGTAAAAATACCATAGAACATATTGTTAATAAAAGTATTAATGATACATTATCGAGAACCACATTAACTGTGCTTACTACCGCTTTTGCAAATTTAGCGTTAATCCTATTTGGTGGTAACGTAATTGCAAGTTTTAGTATCGCAATGTTTTTTGGTATAATAATTGGTACTTATTCATCAATTTTTCTTTCGGCACCAGTGTTAATTAACCTTAGGTTAAAAAATTCTAAAGTATCCTAA
- the ribF gene encoding riboflavin biosynthesis protein RibF — protein sequence MRIVRYSQYYNSVDSIVLAIGKFDGVHLGHQAVINNAKLEAEALKLPLSIMCFEPNPLVFFRPGLNYKRIDSIRTRIFKFAHMGIDLMFLQNFNHQFAGMTAKEFIEKILIEKLKVKSLVIGYDFEFGNKRSGNIELLEEYAKQGYFNLKIILKQVNEKSEIYSSSLVKAYLEEGKVDKIRSILGAYYTIHGKVRKGKRLARNLGYRTANIAGMEQLVLRYGVYEVKSTFNGQVLKGVANFGVKPTLFNNTKPLLEVHFINFSGDLYNQNLTIEFLRFIREEKKFESVNALKQQIMQDIMGIENNNEI from the coding sequence ATGAGAATTGTTAGATACTCTCAATATTATAATAGTGTGGATAGTATAGTCCTTGCTATTGGAAAATTTGATGGTGTGCATTTAGGGCATCAAGCGGTGATTAATAATGCAAAATTGGAAGCTGAAGCTCTTAAGCTGCCTTTAAGTATCATGTGTTTTGAGCCTAATCCTCTAGTGTTCTTTAGGCCTGGTTTAAATTACAAACGTATTGATAGCATAAGAACCAGAATTTTTAAATTTGCCCATATGGGAATTGATTTAATGTTTCTCCAAAACTTTAATCACCAATTTGCTGGGATGACTGCTAAAGAATTTATTGAAAAAATTTTAATAGAAAAACTTAAGGTGAAGTCCTTAGTGATAGGTTATGATTTTGAATTTGGAAATAAGCGTAGTGGCAATATCGAACTATTAGAAGAATATGCAAAGCAAGGATATTTTAATTTAAAAATAATTCTTAAACAAGTAAACGAAAAGAGTGAAATCTATTCTTCTAGCCTAGTAAAAGCTTACTTAGAAGAAGGTAAGGTAGATAAAATTAGGTCTATTTTAGGGGCTTATTATACTATTCATGGTAAGGTACGAAAAGGGAAAAGGCTTGCCCGTAACTTAGGATATCGTACTGCAAATATAGCTGGTATGGAGCAATTAGTACTAAGATATGGGGTGTATGAAGTGAAAAGTACTTTTAACGGTCAAGTGCTTAAGGGGGTAGCTAATTTTGGGGTTAAGCCAACATTATTTAATAATACTAAGCCGTTACTAGAAGTGCATTTTATTAATTTCTCAGGCGATTTATATAATCAAAATTTGACAATTGAATTTTTACGCTTTATTCGAGAAGAAAAAAAATTTGAAAGTGTTAATGCATTAAAACAGCAGATTATGCAAGATATAATGGGTATTGAAAATAATAATGAAATATAA
- the lspA gene encoding signal peptidase II: MKYKKLSVFIIILITLSLDLASKELVFEYFKSFSIYEVNIFPGFNLAYVKNYGISFGLFQAPGLGKFIFPTIALAISLYLLWLVKNTQDKLQVFAFSLIIGGALGNIIDRIVCGYVRDFLDFYIDKYHWPSFNLADSFVCIGVSLIIIQDVIEHFKIKKISID, translated from the coding sequence ATGAAATATAAAAAATTAAGTGTATTTATCATTATATTGATTACACTTAGCTTAGATTTAGCATCTAAAGAACTGGTGTTTGAATATTTTAAAAGCTTCAGTATATATGAAGTTAACATATTCCCGGGATTTAATTTAGCTTATGTAAAAAACTATGGAATTAGTTTTGGTTTGTTTCAAGCTCCTGGGCTTGGCAAATTTATTTTTCCTACTATAGCTCTGGCTATATCTTTATATCTTCTATGGTTAGTCAAAAATACTCAAGATAAATTACAAGTTTTTGCCTTTAGTCTGATCATTGGTGGTGCGCTTGGTAATATTATTGATAGGATTGTATGTGGATATGTACGAGACTTTTTAGATTTTTATATTGATAAATATCATTGGCCATCATTTAATTTAGCTGATAGTTTTGTATGTATCGGTGTATCTTTAATAATAATACAAGATGTAATAGAACATTTTAAAATAAAAAAGATAAGTATAGATTGA
- a CDS encoding DUF3035 domain-containing protein, with protein sequence MRIISLVLLLVVLTACNQSMKRNLGLIRSAPDEFMVISQPDLILPPNYDLVKPGTPVDVYSVLNGSKDVNIPIEFNQAEELMLKRLGLNSRDPAIRQSLSADKKPEDYTEEKSLIDKAGMILKRDDENQVKHIIIPAEEKNRIEENRKNNRSLLEGEIKSEKQEKTLIDKVLGK encoded by the coding sequence ATGAGAATTATTAGTTTAGTTCTTTTATTAGTTGTACTAACTGCTTGTAACCAAAGCATGAAAAGAAATTTGGGATTAATTAGAAGTGCACCAGATGAATTTATGGTAATAAGCCAACCAGATTTAATACTGCCACCTAATTATGATTTGGTGAAACCGGGTACGCCTGTTGATGTGTATTCTGTTCTAAATGGTAGCAAAGATGTTAATATACCAATAGAATTTAATCAAGCTGAAGAGCTAATGCTCAAAAGGCTTGGCTTAAACTCACGTGACCCAGCTATTAGGCAAAGTTTAAGTGCTGATAAGAAACCAGAAGATTATACAGAAGAAAAATCTTTAATTGATAAGGCCGGCATGATATTAAAGCGTGATGATGAAAATCAGGTAAAGCATATAATAATTCCTGCAGAAGAAAAGAATAGAATAGAAGAAAATAGAAAAAATAATCGTTCCTTATTAGAAGGAGAGATTAAAAGTGAAAAACAAGAGAAGACATTAATTGATAAAGTGCTAGGGAAGTAA
- the mutL gene encoding DNA mismatch repair endonuclease MutL codes for MIIRQLSQTTINRIAAGEVLERPSSAVKELVENAIDAGATEIKVWIEAGGQNYIKIEDNGSGIPPNELALAVDRHTTSKLKDDDLFNINSFGFRGEALASIGSVARLKITSKTLEHDIAYSISVEGGDKQEVIPASLSINRGSIVEVRDLFFATPARLKFLKSPKSEAQQVANILERIALINPHISFVFYNDLKKVLDSRESIDHNLLNRITDLWGESFSQNLLTLDFIREDIQISGFLGLPTFNFRTGDKILIYVNNRPVKDRILQQAVKVAYQDVLPYDRFPLALVKLTLPNYEIDVNVHPAKTEVRFKDQNLIKAIIIKAIKQVLVDTNSNITSSTLSDNLINKIASSNNLEATQELQRAAHQMGLGGFRQARAAPFYQANEYHNKLSIPPASYTQVEASNISSQFNNNPNIATVTTTEHSYKELDSTSSLDTIYPLGVAKCQIGLTYIIAENEEGLVIVDQHAAHERIVYEKLKNNLVQNGIEKQQLLIPEVIHLTEAQIEVIINHQEHLLSLGFEIILVDKKIIEVKSVPSSFGEFDIQATFNDLAEDLIRFDKAYNIEQVFEHIYETLACHSSIRAGRKMNAHEMNMMLRQIENTPMAAQCNHGRPTFIKLKLKDLEQLFGR; via the coding sequence GTGATAATTAGACAACTTTCCCAAACTACTATCAATAGAATTGCTGCTGGTGAGGTACTTGAGCGTCCTTCTTCAGCGGTAAAAGAATTGGTTGAGAATGCCATTGATGCAGGGGCAACTGAAATTAAAGTATGGATAGAGGCGGGGGGACAAAATTACATTAAAATTGAAGATAACGGTTCGGGTATACCACCTAATGAATTAGCTTTAGCAGTTGATAGGCATACTACTTCAAAACTAAAAGATGATGATCTATTTAATATCAATTCTTTTGGTTTTAGAGGGGAAGCGCTAGCTTCAATAGGGTCTGTTGCCCGTCTTAAAATTACTTCAAAAACTTTGGAGCACGACATAGCTTACTCTATTTCAGTTGAGGGTGGGGATAAGCAAGAAGTAATTCCAGCTTCTTTAAGTATCAATAGGGGTAGTATAGTTGAAGTAAGAGACCTATTCTTTGCAACTCCTGCCAGGCTAAAGTTTTTAAAATCTCCTAAAAGTGAAGCGCAGCAAGTAGCAAATATCTTAGAAAGAATTGCGCTGATAAACCCGCATATTAGCTTTGTCTTTTATAATGATTTAAAGAAAGTTTTAGATAGTAGAGAATCTATTGACCATAATTTGCTTAATCGGATAACAGATTTATGGGGAGAAAGCTTTTCTCAAAATCTACTCACATTAGATTTTATACGAGAAGATATTCAAATTAGCGGATTTTTAGGACTTCCTACTTTTAACTTTAGAACTGGAGATAAAATTTTAATTTATGTTAATAATCGTCCAGTAAAAGATAGAATTTTGCAGCAAGCTGTTAAAGTTGCCTATCAAGATGTTTTACCGTATGATCGGTTCCCACTTGCGTTAGTTAAATTAACTCTCCCAAATTATGAAATAGATGTAAACGTGCATCCGGCTAAAACAGAAGTAAGGTTTAAAGATCAAAATTTGATTAAAGCAATTATTATTAAGGCTATCAAGCAAGTGTTGGTGGATACTAATAGCAACATTACCTCGTCTACTTTAAGTGATAACCTGATTAATAAAATTGCCAGTAGTAATAATTTAGAAGCTACTCAAGAATTACAGAGAGCTGCCCACCAAATGGGACTAGGCGGTTTTAGGCAAGCAAGAGCAGCCCCATTTTATCAAGCAAATGAATATCATAATAAATTGAGCATTCCTCCTGCAAGTTATACTCAGGTTGAGGCATCCAATATTTCCAGCCAATTTAATAATAATCCTAATATAGCAACCGTTACTACGACTGAGCATAGTTATAAAGAATTAGATTCTACTTCTTCGCTAGATACCATATATCCGTTAGGAGTAGCAAAATGCCAAATTGGATTAACTTATATTATTGCTGAAAATGAAGAAGGACTAGTTATTGTAGATCAGCATGCTGCTCATGAGCGTATAGTGTATGAGAAGCTTAAAAATAACCTTGTACAAAATGGTATTGAAAAGCAGCAATTGTTAATTCCTGAAGTGATCCATTTAACTGAAGCGCAAATTGAAGTTATTATTAATCATCAGGAGCATTTATTAAGCTTAGGTTTTGAGATTATATTGGTTGATAAAAAGATCATTGAAGTCAAATCAGTGCCAAGTAGTTTTGGAGAATTCGATATCCAAGCGACCTTTAATGACTTGGCAGAAGATCTAATTAGGTTTGATAAAGCTTACAATATTGAACAAGTTTTTGAGCATATTTATGAAACTTTAGCCTGCCATAGTAGCATTAGGGCAGGACGAAAAATGAATGCTCATGAGATGAATATGATGCTTAGGCAAATTGAAAATACACCGATGGCAGCTCAATGTAATCATGGCAGACCAACTTTTATTAAGCTTAAATTAAAGGATTTAGAACAGCTTTTTGGCAGATAA
- a CDS encoding MraY family glycosyltransferase: MNWHYFGLLFITSTVGSGWITWFLIKIFKSKRVLDIPNARSNHQNPIPRGAGLATLIIFVVGYPFFSYVAFNEIYNSFILAGAALIIGAVGFIDDLKPLSIKIRLAAHLLAASLVVFLLLQEVNLLLPSFIPNLIEKILISLTLAYFISIYNFMDGIDGITGSNNIMMMIGVLLLVITKTEQWSLGYISALIIGSSIGFLIFNWHPAKIFYGDVGSTLSGFIIGYCLLKLAYKGGVINSLILPSYYLCDATFTLISRMVKREKFWQPHSKHVYQRLVRSGLSHSHVTLMVTLYSSIAIITALCL, encoded by the coding sequence ATGAATTGGCATTATTTTGGATTACTTTTTATAACTAGCACGGTGGGTAGTGGCTGGATTACTTGGTTTTTAATTAAAATTTTTAAAAGTAAAAGAGTCTTAGATATTCCTAATGCAAGAAGTAATCATCAAAACCCTATTCCCAGAGGGGCAGGGCTTGCTACTTTAATCATATTTGTAGTTGGCTATCCTTTTTTTAGCTATGTAGCTTTTAATGAAATTTATAATTCCTTTATTTTAGCTGGTGCTGCCTTAATAATAGGGGCAGTAGGATTTATAGATGATCTAAAACCACTTTCAATTAAAATTAGGCTTGCTGCTCATTTGTTGGCTGCAAGCCTAGTAGTATTTTTGCTGCTGCAAGAGGTGAATTTATTATTACCATCCTTTATTCCTAATTTGATAGAAAAAATTTTAATTTCTCTAACTCTTGCCTACTTTATTAGTATTTACAATTTTATGGATGGAATTGATGGCATTACCGGTAGCAATAATATCATGATGATGATTGGAGTTTTGCTGCTAGTGATTACTAAAACAGAACAATGGTCTTTAGGTTATATAAGTGCTTTAATTATTGGTAGTAGTATAGGGTTTTTAATATTTAATTGGCATCCTGCTAAAATATTTTACGGAGATGTAGGAAGCACTTTAAGTGGCTTTATCATTGGATATTGTTTACTTAAGCTTGCATATAAAGGAGGAGTAATAAATAGTTTAATCCTACCTAGTTATTACTTATGTGATGCGACTTTTACCTTAATTAGCAGAATGGTAAAAAGAGAAAAATTTTGGCAGCCTCATTCGAAACATGTTTATCAACGTTTAGTAAGAAGCGGCCTATCACATTCTCACGTTACTTTGATGGTAACATTATACAGTTCCATAGCTATTATAACTGCTTTATGTTTATAG